One window of Pelmatolapia mariae isolate MD_Pm_ZW linkage group LG18, Pm_UMD_F_2, whole genome shotgun sequence genomic DNA carries:
- the LOC134616623 gene encoding ceramide synthase 2-like yields MEMLPDLWKEDYWLPPGVTWRDMEQLGDSNRPRPQDLLIALPLALGFVALRYMFERFVAPPMARCLGVKNRFQVTAAPSPNLESFYTQNRRQPTQSEMEGLMLSCGKTQRQIETWFKRRMSQDKPSKTKKFGEAAWRFFFYLTAFVAGLSCLVDKPWFWDLRECWRQYPFQPMERAHYWYYMLELGFYGSLLLRISVDVKRKDFKEQVVHHLATIFLLSFSYCANYIRIGTLVMLLHDTSDILLEPAKMFNYGADWKKLCDALFVVFAVVFLVTRLVIFPSKIIHTTLVLSMEVFEPFAGYYFFNILLMLLQGLHIFWAKLILHMLYKFLKGKLEKDERSDEESEVEEEEEDKGEEENKEQGGDCYWEKSKDSLNSKLSMLTNSCVLNNLANHRSSVVDRMRKAQ; encoded by the exons atggagatGCTGCCTGATTTATGGAAGGAGGACTACTGGCTTCCTCCTGGTGTGACCTGGAGAGACATGGAGCAGCTGGGGGACTCCAACCGCCCCAGACCCCAGGACCTTCTCATCGCTCTGCCCCTCGCCCTCGGCTTCGTAGCCCTCCGCTACATGTTTGAAAG GTTTGTTGCCCCACCCATGGCCAGGTGTCTTGGGGTGAAGAATAGATTTCAAGTGACCGCTGCACCATCGCCGAATCTGGAGTCGTTTTACACCCAGAACAGGAGACAGCCAACACAG AGTGAAATGGAAGGCTTGATGCTGTCGTGCGGCAAAACGCAGAGACAAATAGAGACGTGGTTCAAGCGTCGCATGAGCCAAGACAAGCCGTCTAAAACCAAGAAGTTTGGTGAAGCTGC TTGGAGGTTCTTCTTCTACCTCACAGCTTTTGTGGCTGGATTGTCCTGCCTGGTTGAT AAACCGTGGTTCTGGGACCTCAGGGAATGTTGGAGGCAGTATCCATTTCAG CCCATGGAGAGAGCTCACTACTGGTACTACATGCTGGAGTTGGGATTTTATGGCTCTCTGCTCCTTCGGATCTCTGTGGATGTGAAGAGGAAG GATTTTAAGGAACAGGTCGTCCACCACTTGGCTACCATCTTCCTGCTCAGTTTCTCCTATTGTGCCAACTACATTCGCATCGGCACCTTGGTCATGCTGCTGCATGACACCTCTGACATCCTGCTAGAG CCTGCAAAGATGTTCAACTACGGcgctgactggaagaaattgtGTGACGCCCTGTTTGTTGTGTTCGCTGTGGTCTTCCTTGTGACTCGGCTGGTGATTTTTCCCAGCAA AATCATTCACACCACCCTGGTACTGTCCATGGAGGTGTTTGAGCCTTTTGCTGGCTACTACTTTTTTAACAtcctgctgatgctgctgcaagGTCTGCACATATTCTGGGCCAAGTTGATCTTGCACATGCTCTATAAGTTCCTGAAAGGCAAG CTGGAAAAAGATGAACGCAGTGATGAAGAAAGTGAGgttgaagaggaagaggaggataaAGGGGAAGAGGAAAACAAGGAACAAGGTGGAGACTGTTACTGGGAGAAAAGTAAAGACTCTCTTAACTCCAAACTGTCTATGCTGACCAACAGCTGTGTCCTTAACAACCTGGCCAACCACAGGTCGTCTGTGGTGGACAGAATGCGTAAAGCTCAGTAG